TTTGTTGACAACCCACAACAAATATCGAATGAAAGCAGTCTTCTAGAAAGACAGATGTAAGAACTGGCCCTCCAATAATTTTACAGTCACGTAAATTAGTCATGTGAAGTGCACTTGGAATTCCTTTGATTATGATTGTgcttttttccaaattatcaAGCCAAATATCTTTACTTGATGATTCCATTGAATCAATTGTTATGGTTTCATTTGTCAAGTTGATTAGTGTAGGAAGTAACCCTCTTGAAGGTCTTTCAGTAGCCGagctaattttttcttctgggCATTCAGTAGGCAGGGACATAACTTGAGGTTTTTCCTTGTTAGTCCTGGTAAACTTGAATTTTCCTTGACGTCTAGTTTTCTCTTCGATTTCTAAAATCCTAGTTTTTAACTTCATTATTTCTCCATGTGCTCTTCTCAGTTCATATGCTGGAAGACTAGGGGCATTTTCGGACACAAATCTGGTTAAATTTTGAAGAGCTTCACTTGCAACATTAGTATTCACATTTTCACCACTTACTAAATTATTAACTTTTTGCTCCAACAAGTTCAATTCACTGAGAAATGCTGCTAATTGTTGTTGAGACATTGTTATGCAACTATAGACGCTATTGGAAGGTTTACAACACTGCTGGATTTCTAAAGTTCACTACCAGAGTTATTCACTTgtcactttcttttttcacatgAATCATGTGTTGTTGTGATGTTGGATagtgttcttttgtttttttgttgtctgctGCATTTTTTATTACCTCCATCataagcttttttttcttctctgcaTCTGTGGCAGGCTCTGCTGATGGTGCAAGTTCTTTTAGAAGTTTATGTTCATTTAGTTCTGTGAATTTTAGTGCACCGTAGCCTAAAGCTGCAAAACCTCCAacataataaattattttgaacaAAGCCATGTTAATCAAAATTATGAAGACTGTTTCTTTTCACATTCCCAGATTTTTGCATCCAATGAGCGAATATTGTTGGTCGAATCAAATTTTTCGCCGAGACTGTAGTAACCTTCGAGTATATAAGGAAAATTATCTAGTATCGACTTACGGAACGGCCTAGATTTGTTCATGCGGTTCCACACAAAATAACAACCCGCAAATGCAACGACTTCTAAAACAAGAAttccctttaaaaaatttttgaaatcataACCTCCACTACGAGGGTATTTTTTCATTCTagatttttcttacttttcagTCATTGCATAATATAATGTCGACGACGGAAGCAAACGAGCAGACAACATTACTCGCCTTAGGGTTGCcaaaattatatatatttttgtttattcattaTAAACTATAGTTTATGGACGagtatttatattttcttaaaatccTTATTGAATTTTGCAATGAAAAGAGTAAACAACCCACAATATTTACTGGCTATTTACATAATGACACGTGTCATTACTTTTTATAACTGGCAACTGTTATCTATCTGTCATGTCTGCAGTCTGCTATTGAAAAACTACTTTCTCTTGTTATGCTTTTCGAGTTTTGACTAATACCCAAACATATTTACAGTTAGAAAAACTAAACTTACGTCGTGATAGATCGAAACCCGGAGTCAAGAACCTTATTGTTGTGCGTAAAACGGAATGAGATTACATCATGATTATTAAGGAAAAAGTCATACAAGCTCCAGATTTCTGAAAAGAACAACATGAAATATAAGCGGCTCGGATTGATTGTGGCTTTTTGCTTCGCTAGTTGGCTTGTCCTTGCCTTTGTCATCTTTAATGAAAATGCAGTGAAAAAGATTGATGTTgaggtaattttaaattttaagtttattattaatttagtTGGGTGTAGTATCCTTTCATCTTTAAGACGAGAAAAGGTTCCCTGTTAAAATACATCCAAGAACTTGAAGTGCAAATCAGCCAACAGGAAGAAACCTACAAACTACTTGTggacaaactaaaaaaattgacacCAAGGCCTGA
Above is a genomic segment from Daphnia pulicaria isolate SC F1-1A chromosome 8, SC_F0-13Bv2, whole genome shotgun sequence containing:
- the LOC124312257 gene encoding tubulin-specific chaperone C-like; amino-acid sequence: MSQQQLAAFLSELNLLEQKVNNLVSGENVNTNVASEALQNLTRFVSENAPSLPAYELRRAHGEIMKLKTRILEIEEKTRRQGKFKFTRTNKEKPQVMSLPTECPEEKISSATERPSRGLLPTLINLTNETITIDSMESSSKDIWLDNLEKSTIIIKGIPSALHMTNLRDCKIIGGPVLTSVFLEDCFHSIFVVGCQQMRIHKSKECDFYLHICSRVIVEDCFACRFAPYNREYCEKAEEFSRANLELSVNHWNCIDDFNWLSVEQSPNWSILPEDKRIKL